The following proteins come from a genomic window of Bactrocera tryoni isolate S06 chromosome 1, CSIRO_BtryS06_freeze2, whole genome shotgun sequence:
- the LOC120773422 gene encoding uncharacterized protein LOC120773422: MMSGVGSYGSGFFGAAATGVVGGSTSAASDYSSSSTSCFYAPNAAQGAPTAGVVNPTTMLSNYCDAAMMMAAAAVNANQCLQQHHRMLLANSAGSSHNLANGHNSHDCSDDIDGASGTTVNGDAIMPATSISAVTSPTTSTASTSASAPMSTVNSSATSISQQYQQQTQRCPSNAHPPAQPHMHIHDLQGQQQLQTQLASSPNLIDISEVPLVVDVK, from the coding sequence ATGATGAGCGGAGTGGGTAGCTATGGAAGTGGGTTTTTCGGCGCTGCAGCCACCGGCGTGGTAGGAGGTTCAACATCGGCGGCTAGTGACTACAGCAGCAGTAGTACCAGCTGTTTTTACGCCCCCAATGCTGCACAGGGAGCACCAACGGCTGGTGTtgttaatccaacaacaatgcTGTCCAATTACTGTGACGCAGCTATGATGATGGCAGCGGCGGCGGTGAATGCCAATCAATGCCTTCAACAACACCACCGAATGTTGCTCGCCAATAGCGCTGGCAGCAGTCACAACCTCGCGAACGGTCACAATAGCCACGACTGCAGTGACGATATTGACGGAGCAAGCGGTACAACCGTGAACGGAGACGCGATCATGCCAGCCACATCCATATCGGCAGTGACATCACCGACAACTTCGACGGCATCCACGAGCGCTTCTGCCCCAATGTCTACTGTCAATTCATCCGCCACTAGCATCAGTCAACAATACCAGCAGCAGACCCAACGCTGCCCCTCAAACGCGCATCCACCCGCCCAACCGCATATGCACATCCACGACCTCCAGGGgcagcaacaactgcaaacGCAGCTGGCATCGTCACCAAACCTAATCGATATCAGCGAAGTTCCTCTCGTTGTCGACGTCAAGTAA